A window of Candidatus Gorgyraea atricola contains these coding sequences:
- a CDS encoding diguanylate cyclase has protein sequence MMKKDFKEKYMKAQAELERLYEIGNAMHTTLNLEEMLYIILTAVTSHVGLSFNRAMLFLVNEKEAQLEGKMGIGPDSQEDASAVWTHIEKHQLGFDELIETRSQFEHLKKSKLNKTVKALKIPITEKSGVIALTVIKGKTFEIKKKVKSEYAKVLNLEEFVTVPLKARDKVIGVIVTDNFFNKKPITSNDVRMLTTFANQAGLAIQNSRLYERALVLSNSDSLTRLWNHGYFQYLLGEEIKYSSSRKQSFTILMIDIDDFKKFNDTHGHQAGDAILRTISDIFKKTSKRIDIVARYGGEEFVMLLPGTNKQEALVLAERLRKTVKESKDLKGITISIGAASFPEDAKEKEQLISLADKALYKAKRTGKNKVCT, from the coding sequence ATGATGAAAAAGGACTTTAAGGAAAAGTACATGAAAGCGCAGGCAGAGTTGGAGAGGCTTTACGAGATAGGCAATGCCATGCACACAACGCTCAATCTCGAAGAGATGCTCTATATAATCCTCACAGCTGTGACTTCTCATGTAGGCCTGAGTTTTAACAGGGCCATGTTATTTCTGGTGAATGAAAAAGAGGCGCAGCTCGAGGGAAAAATGGGTATAGGACCTGACAGCCAGGAGGATGCGAGCGCGGTGTGGACGCATATAGAAAAGCATCAATTAGGATTCGACGAGCTCATAGAGACGCGCAGCCAGTTCGAACACCTGAAAAAGTCCAAATTGAATAAAACCGTGAAGGCCCTAAAGATCCCTATAACTGAAAAATCAGGCGTCATAGCATTAACAGTTATTAAAGGTAAGACCTTTGAGATAAAGAAAAAAGTAAAATCAGAATATGCCAAGGTCCTAAATCTGGAAGAATTCGTAACAGTGCCCCTAAAGGCCAGGGATAAGGTAATAGGCGTCATAGTTACAGATAATTTCTTTAATAAAAAACCTATAACCAGCAACGACGTGCGCATGCTTACGACATTTGCCAACCAGGCAGGCCTGGCAATACAAAACTCCAGGCTCTACGAAAGGGCGCTGGTTCTCTCTAATTCTGATTCTTTGACAAGGCTGTGGAACCACGGTTACTTTCAATATCTGCTGGGAGAGGAGATCAAGTATTCCTCGTCTAGAAAACAGTCATTCACCATTCTTATGATCGACATAGATGATTTTAAAAAATTTAATGATACACATGGGCACCAGGCTGGCGACGCAATACTAAGAACTATCTCTGATATATTCAAGAAGACATCGAAAAGGATAGATATCGTTGCCCGCTATGGAGGCGAAGAATTTGTAATGCTCCTTCCTGGAACAAATAAACAAGAAGCGCTTGTCCTGGCTGAACGCCTGAGGAAAACTGTCAAGGAAAGCAAGGACCTGAAAGGCATAACCATCAGCATAGGCGCTGCATCCTTCCCTGAGGATGCAAAAGAAAAAGAGCAACTTATTTCCCTGGCTGACAAGGCACTCTACAAAGCAAAACGCACGGGGAAGAACAAGGTGTGTACGTAG
- a CDS encoding SGNH/GDSL hydrolase family protein, producing MFSLRKVIKRHKGWVIFFGIALTLVAINKGIKYYDRYKYNIRATNDVPLYALRRASISPEQMTEYSACGELELYPYIMFKGPSNVKNKTVSTNSFGFRGGEIGPKLPDTYRIILVGASTVFGGHVTSDEKTFAAQLERQLNLKSAELDTSFEVINASFPAFNSMQELILIQWRLLEHSPNMIIICDGFNDAMTYLTRDNRPGFPYLFKKIEKITSTSALVKNRLRHIRIFRKIMEMMEKRETQRQTTFDPEVVEFYRNNLDVMCHLLNSYNIKPFVVFQPVLDYKDPLSKLERDYLEDETSMNRKIFVELCNGLEVAASEVARQNNAIYLDSRNVFDGVNDTLFTDDCHFNDRGHKIVADNLYKRIYDYLLGAGL from the coding sequence ATGTTTTCGCTTAGAAAAGTTATAAAAAGACACAAAGGCTGGGTTATATTTTTTGGCATTGCCCTGACATTGGTGGCTATAAATAAGGGGATAAAGTATTATGATAGATATAAGTACAATATCCGCGCCACAAATGACGTCCCCTTGTATGCGCTTCGCCGCGCGTCGATCAGCCCTGAGCAGATGACCGAATATAGCGCTTGCGGCGAACTCGAGCTATATCCGTATATAATGTTTAAGGGCCCTTCCAATGTAAAAAATAAAACAGTAAGCACAAACTCTTTTGGGTTCAGGGGCGGAGAGATCGGCCCAAAGCTCCCAGACACATACAGGATAATCCTTGTTGGCGCCTCAACTGTTTTTGGAGGTCATGTTACCTCTGATGAAAAGACATTTGCCGCCCAGCTTGAAAGACAATTAAATTTAAAATCCGCAGAATTGGACACCTCATTCGAGGTTATCAATGCCTCTTTCCCAGCCTTTAATTCAATGCAGGAACTTATATTAATACAATGGAGGCTTTTAGAGCACTCTCCGAATATGATAATTATCTGCGATGGTTTTAATGACGCCATGACTTATCTGACGCGCGACAACAGGCCTGGATTTCCTTATCTATTCAAAAAGATAGAAAAGATCACCTCCACCAGTGCCTTGGTCAAGAATAGGCTGCGGCATATCCGTATATTCAGAAAGATAATGGAGATGATGGAGAAACGTGAGACTCAGAGGCAGACGACCTTTGATCCAGAGGTCGTGGAGTTTTACAGAAATAATTTAGACGTCATGTGCCATTTGCTGAACAGTTATAATATTAAGCCATTTGTTGTGTTTCAGCCAGTCTTAGATTATAAAGATCCATTGTCTAAGTTGGAGAGAGATTATTTAGAAGACGAGACCTCGATGAACCGTAAAATATTCGTGGAGCTTTGCAATGGCTTAGAGGTTGCTGCCAGCGAGGTAGCCAGGCAGAATAACGCGATCTATCTTGATTCGCGCAATGTCTTTGACGGCGTAAACGATACACTGTTTACAGATGATTGCCATTTTAATGACAGGGGTCATAAAATAGTAGCTGATAATTTGTATAAGCGTATATATGATTATCTCCTTGGGGCAGGGTTATGA
- a CDS encoding DegT/DnrJ/EryC1/StrS family aminotransferase, translating to MSGNELKYVSDCIKTNWISSAGSYLERFETAWAKYCGQKYGVAVCNGTVALELAVEVCNFPKGSEIILPSFTIISCAQAITKNDCVPVLVDCDPEAYCMDVSQIEKKITKRTVAIMPVHIYGHPCDMDPIMDIAKKHDLVVIEDAAEVHGAEYQSVKDNTWHKCGSFGHLSCFSFYANKLVTTGEGGMVITSDDKLAERLQRHRNLCFLKSPRFLHHHIGNNFRMTNIQAALGLAQLENIDKTIKRKREMAKKYSDLLNDLPLKLPTEHKWARGVVWMYGVVLQEEKGQGNLSVQDYMKWPNYKIMKKLAKLEIQTRPFFIGMHEQPIFQSLEYFKNESYPVTEGIARTGFYLPSGQVIKDAQIKEVARALKGLF from the coding sequence ATGTCTGGTAACGAACTCAAGTATGTTTCGGATTGCATAAAGACAAACTGGATCTCATCTGCAGGCAGCTACCTTGAGCGTTTTGAAACAGCATGGGCAAAATACTGCGGTCAGAAATACGGAGTCGCAGTCTGTAACGGCACTGTGGCTCTGGAGCTCGCAGTCGAAGTCTGTAATTTCCCAAAAGGGAGTGAGATAATCCTTCCCAGCTTTACCATTATTTCGTGTGCTCAGGCCATAACAAAGAATGACTGTGTACCTGTTTTAGTAGACTGCGACCCAGAGGCTTACTGCATGGATGTCAGCCAGATAGAAAAAAAGATTACCAAGCGCACTGTAGCGATTATGCCAGTGCATATCTATGGCCATCCCTGTGACATGGATCCCATAATGGACATTGCTAAAAAGCATGATCTTGTTGTCATAGAAGATGCAGCTGAGGTCCACGGCGCAGAATACCAGAGTGTCAAAGATAATACCTGGCATAAATGTGGCAGCTTTGGCCATCTTTCATGTTTTTCCTTTTACGCCAATAAACTAGTCACTACTGGCGAAGGCGGCATGGTCATTACATCCGACGATAAACTCGCAGAGAGGCTACAGAGACACAGAAACCTCTGCTTTTTAAAATCACCGCGATTCCTGCACCATCATATAGGAAATAATTTTAGGATGACAAATATACAGGCAGCGCTTGGCCTTGCGCAGCTCGAGAATATAGATAAGACGATTAAAAGAAAAAGAGAAATGGCGAAAAAATACTCTGATCTCTTAAATGACCTACCTCTAAAGCTCCCAACAGAACATAAATGGGCCAGGGGAGTAGTATGGATGTATGGAGTCGTGTTGCAGGAAGAAAAAGGCCAGGGAAATTTGAGCGTACAAGACTATATGAAGTGGCCTAATTATAAGATCATGAAAAAATTAGCTAAGCTCGAGATTCAAACGCGGCCATTTTTCATAGGAATGCACGAACAACCGATCTTTCAGAGCTTAGAATATTTTAAAAATGAGTCTTATCCTGTAACAGAGGGAATTGCAAGGACAGGATTTTATCTCCCGAGTGGCCAGGTAATAAAAGACGCGCAGATAAAAGAAGTGGCTCGCGCCCTGAAAGGGTTATTTTAA
- a CDS encoding polyprenol monophosphomannose synthase — protein sequence MKNRLSVILPTYNEAENIKPLIDAIRDALEEVYEVIVVDDNSPDGTSEIVEKMIRGGGYQFLKLEKRTSDRGLTKSIARGIELATGDVVGWMDCDFSMPPKYLPVLLSLINADYDIAVGSRFLLGGRWKGEKKNPEDTFLGVILSRIMNLFIQVCLDHRFRDYTSGFVVARREIFEKIELRGDYGEYFIDFIYRALKSNYHVVEVPYVWRPRKAGCSKTGINLADYCRRGWKYIITTLRLLFSCRKSY from the coding sequence ATGAAAAATCGCTTATCAGTAATATTGCCCACTTACAATGAGGCAGAAAACATAAAACCCCTGATAGATGCCATAAGAGATGCGCTGGAAGAGGTTTATGAGGTAATAGTCGTTGATGATAATTCTCCTGATGGTACGAGTGAAATCGTTGAGAAGATGATCAGGGGAGGGGGATACCAGTTTTTAAAATTAGAGAAGAGGACTAGCGACAGGGGTTTGACTAAGAGTATAGCCAGAGGCATAGAACTTGCCACAGGTGATGTGGTAGGCTGGATGGACTGCGATTTTTCAATGCCCCCGAAATACCTGCCAGTACTTTTGTCACTTATTAATGCGGATTACGATATTGCAGTAGGTTCTCGCTTTCTTCTGGGCGGCAGATGGAAGGGAGAAAAGAAAAATCCGGAAGATACTTTTCTTGGAGTCATATTGAGCCGCATTATGAATTTATTTATACAGGTCTGTCTTGATCATAGATTCAGGGATTATACCAGCGGTTTTGTCGTGGCGCGCAGAGAAATTTTTGAAAAGATCGAGCTGAGGGGGGACTACGGTGAGTATTTTATAGATTTTATCTATCGTGCCCTGAAGTCAAATTATCATGTGGTCGAGGTCCCGTATGTATGGCGCCCCAGAAAAGCAGGTTGCTCTAAAACAGGGATCAATCTAGCTGATTATTGCAGGCGCGGCTGGAAATATATTATTACTACGTTGAGGTTGCTGTTCTCATGCCGAAAGTCTTATTAA
- a CDS encoding radical SAM protein: MPKVLLINPPFEQEEESVGRSRSIKKVLNIVPPLGIAYIAAILEEMDIETKIIDCAIGISFDDLYKRILEESPDVIGITSTTPAFVKAKKLASFIREQFPLTKILIGGAQLTALPCETMETGLFDIGVIGEGELTAKELFKNYRNKRFEALDQIRGIIYKDQTGIHQNPDQDFINDLDLIPMPARHLLPHPKFYRPTPASCRRVPYVVIMTSRGCPSQCTFCDRKIFGMRCRMRSGPNIFQEIEEVIAKYDVKEIRFFDDTFTLNKKRVYEICDEFEKRRLKLSWTCLTKVACVDGPLLKRMKKAGCWQVLYGFESGDDRMLKLLKKGNTVEMNKKAARLTKEAGLEVRGDFIVGTPGETWESLERTVRFAIDMDLDYAHFNKFTPFPGTELYRKLTDEGHVFDFSKSTILDHKQVHYNNPDMDTTEFSRFLDRASKRFYLRPRYILKRLFSIRTLHQLKGQIDGFFAIFELQ; encoded by the coding sequence ATGCCGAAAGTCTTATTAATAAATCCGCCTTTTGAGCAGGAAGAAGAGTCTGTTGGGCGGTCCAGGAGTATCAAGAAGGTACTTAATATAGTGCCGCCTCTTGGTATTGCGTACATTGCCGCGATCCTGGAAGAGATGGACATAGAGACAAAGATAATAGACTGTGCCATAGGTATTTCATTCGATGATCTTTACAAGAGAATACTTGAGGAATCCCCAGACGTAATCGGTATCACTTCTACTACACCCGCCTTTGTAAAGGCCAAAAAGTTAGCTTCTTTTATTCGCGAACAATTCCCTTTAACAAAGATCCTGATAGGCGGCGCCCAGCTAACAGCACTTCCCTGCGAAACCATGGAGACCGGGCTTTTTGATATAGGGGTGATCGGCGAGGGGGAATTAACAGCCAAAGAGTTGTTTAAAAATTATAGAAACAAAAGATTCGAGGCCCTTGATCAGATACGAGGCATTATCTATAAAGACCAAACAGGTATACATCAGAATCCAGATCAGGATTTTATCAATGATCTTGATTTGATCCCTATGCCTGCAAGACATCTATTGCCTCATCCTAAATTTTACCGGCCGACACCTGCATCGTGTCGTCGTGTGCCATACGTCGTTATCATGACGAGCCGCGGCTGCCCATCGCAGTGCACCTTTTGTGACAGAAAGATCTTTGGTATGCGATGCAGGATGCGAAGCGGACCTAATATTTTCCAGGAGATAGAAGAGGTTATTGCGAAGTATGACGTGAAAGAAATCAGATTTTTTGACGATACATTTACTTTGAATAAAAAAAGGGTTTATGAGATCTGTGATGAGTTTGAAAAGAGAAGGCTTAAGCTGTCGTGGACGTGTCTGACAAAAGTAGCTTGTGTGGATGGGCCGCTTCTAAAGCGTATGAAAAAGGCCGGGTGCTGGCAGGTGTTGTATGGTTTTGAATCAGGCGATGACCGCATGCTCAAGCTTCTTAAAAAAGGAAATACTGTTGAGATGAATAAGAAGGCAGCACGCCTTACAAAAGAGGCAGGACTGGAGGTGCGCGGAGATTTTATTGTAGGTACGCCTGGCGAAACATGGGAGAGCCTTGAAAGGACCGTGCGATTCGCGATCGATATGGATTTGGACTACGCGCATTTTAATAAATTCACACCTTTTCCAGGGACGGAGCTTTATAGGAAACTTACAGACGAAGGCCATGTGTTTGATTTTTCAAAGAGTACAATACTGGACCACAAACAGGTTCATTACAATAATCCTGACATGGACACAACTGAATTCTCAAGGTTTTTAGACAGGGCCAGTAAGCGTTTTTATCTCAGGCCCAGATATATCTTGAAAAGACTATTTTCAATAAGGACCCTGCACCAGTTAAAAGGGCAGATAGATGGATTTTTTGCGATATTTGAGTTGCAATAA
- a CDS encoding glycosyltransferase family 9 protein: MTKRILIINPFGIGDVLFSTPLIATIKEKYSGCYIGYICNIRTEEILAANPGIDEVFIFERDEYRELWKKSKLECLKKLCDFWKEIKKRRFDLLFDLSLGREYAFLCWLIGIRERRGFNYKGRGRFLTHKIQFDGFSGRPVAEYYLDAIRDKGQGTRDKGLILATTDKDKEYIDAFLKKAGIKEQDTLVGIAPGGGASYGKEKSHYKRWGCEKFAVLADRIASCGAKPILLGGPKEKDLIRDVKLKMQGKPLMGPDAKIREMACLIKRCNVLVCNDGGLLHIAVSQDTPTVSIFGPTDEKVYGPYPASKKHIVVTNNADCRPCYRRFRLPECTDRKCMEDLSVDSVFNALSKFIQEVGT, from the coding sequence ATGACAAAAAGGATACTGATAATAAATCCATTCGGAATAGGGGATGTTTTGTTTTCAACCCCTTTGATCGCTACTATTAAAGAAAAATACTCTGGGTGCTATATAGGGTATATATGTAATATAAGGACAGAGGAGATACTGGCTGCAAATCCCGGGATAGACGAAGTTTTTATATTTGAGAGAGATGAATATAGAGAGCTCTGGAAGAAGTCAAAACTGGAATGTCTTAAGAAGCTTTGCGATTTCTGGAAAGAGATAAAAAAAAGAAGATTCGATCTATTGTTTGACCTTTCCCTGGGCAGGGAATATGCGTTTTTATGCTGGTTGATAGGCATAAGAGAGCGCAGGGGTTTTAATTATAAAGGCCGCGGGAGATTTTTGACGCATAAGATTCAGTTTGATGGGTTTAGTGGCAGGCCTGTCGCGGAATATTACTTGGATGCTATTAGGGACAAGGGACAAGGGACAAGGGACAAGGGGTTGATTTTAGCAACAACAGATAAGGATAAAGAATATATTGATGCCTTTTTGAAAAAGGCAGGGATTAAAGAACAGGATACGCTGGTCGGCATTGCGCCTGGAGGAGGCGCTTCTTATGGCAAAGAAAAATCCCATTACAAAAGATGGGGCTGTGAGAAGTTTGCTGTGCTTGCTGACAGGATAGCATCGTGCGGGGCTAAGCCTATCTTACTGGGAGGACCTAAAGAAAAAGACTTGATCAGGGATGTTAAACTAAAAATGCAAGGCAAGCCCCTCATGGGGCCAGACGCAAAAATAAGAGAGATGGCTTGTTTGATCAAAAGATGTAACGTACTTGTGTGTAACGACGGGGGACTCTTACATATAGCCGTGAGTCAGGATACGCCTACAGTTTCCATTTTCGGACCCACTGATGAAAAGGTCTATGGCCCGTATCCGGCATCTAAAAAACATATTGTTGTAACAAACAATGCGGATTGCAGGCCTTGCTACAGGCGTTTCAGGCTGCCAGAATGTACTGACAGGAAGTGCATGGAAGACCTTTCTGTAGACTCTGTTTTTAACGCGCTTTCAAAATTTATCCAAGAGGTAGGGACATGA